From a single Mycolicibacterium moriokaense genomic region:
- the mutM gene encoding DNA-formamidopyrimidine glycosylase: MPELPEVEVVRRGLDAHVVGKTITAVRVHHPRAVRRHEAGPADLTARLLNSRIVGTGRRGKYLWLTLDDGSALVVHLGMSGQMLLGPLPREDHLRIAVLLDDGTALSFVDQRTFGGWMLADMVTVDGTDVPVPVAHLARDPLDPKFDREGVITVLRRKHSEIKRQLLDQTVVSGIGNIYADEALWRARINGARLASSLTRTQLGAVLDAAAEVMTEALGQGGTSFDSLYVNVNGESGYFERSLDAYGREGEPCRRCGAVMRREKFMNRSSFYCPKCQPRPRVRRA; encoded by the coding sequence ATGCCTGAACTTCCCGAAGTCGAAGTTGTACGTCGAGGGCTGGACGCGCACGTCGTCGGCAAGACCATCACCGCGGTGCGGGTGCACCATCCGCGCGCGGTGCGGCGTCACGAGGCCGGCCCCGCCGATTTGACTGCACGGCTGCTGAATTCACGGATCGTCGGCACGGGGCGGCGGGGGAAGTACCTGTGGCTGACGCTTGACGACGGATCGGCGCTCGTCGTCCATCTGGGGATGAGTGGACAGATGCTGCTCGGCCCTTTGCCGCGGGAGGATCATCTGCGCATCGCGGTGCTGCTGGACGACGGCACCGCGCTGAGCTTCGTGGACCAGCGCACGTTCGGCGGGTGGATGCTCGCCGACATGGTCACCGTTGACGGCACCGATGTCCCGGTGCCGGTCGCGCATCTCGCTCGTGATCCGCTTGACCCGAAGTTCGACCGCGAGGGCGTCATTACGGTGTTGCGGCGCAAGCACTCCGAGATCAAGCGGCAGCTGCTCGACCAGACCGTGGTGTCGGGTATCGGCAACATCTACGCCGACGAGGCGCTGTGGCGGGCGAGGATCAACGGCGCGCGGTTGGCGTCGTCGCTGACGCGCACACAGCTGGGCGCGGTGCTCGACGCGGCGGCCGAGGTGATGACGGAGGCGCTCGGTCAGGGCGGAACGTCGTTCGACTCGCTGTACGTGAACGTCAACGGCGAGTCCGGGTACTTCGAGCGATCACTGGATGCCTACGGCCGCGAAGGTGAGCCGTGCCGGCGCTGCGGTGCGGTGATGCGACGCGAGAAGTTCATGAACCGCTCGTCGTTCTATTGCCCGAAATGCCAACCGCGACCGCGCGTCCGTCGGGCCTGA
- a CDS encoding OsmC family protein: MTELWVERTGVRSYTGRSSRGAQVLVGNEDVEGVFTPGELLKIALAACSGMASDAPLQRRLGEDYATTIRVSGPPDREQERYPLLEERMELDLSALSEDERARVLTVVERAIDQVCTVGRTLKSGTKVTFEVNDAGVS, encoded by the coding sequence ATGACGGAACTCTGGGTTGAGCGCACCGGTGTGCGCAGCTATACCGGGCGTAGCTCTCGCGGCGCGCAGGTCCTCGTCGGCAACGAGGACGTCGAGGGCGTCTTCACCCCCGGCGAGCTGCTGAAGATCGCGCTGGCGGCCTGCAGCGGGATGGCCAGCGACGCGCCACTTCAGCGACGACTCGGCGAGGACTACGCGACCACCATCCGGGTGTCCGGGCCGCCCGACCGCGAGCAAGAGCGCTACCCGCTGCTCGAGGAGCGCATGGAGCTCGACCTGTCCGCCCTGTCGGAGGACGAGAGGGCGCGGGTACTCACGGTCGTCGAGCGGGCCATCGATCAGGTCTGCACCGTGGGCCGGACCCTGAAATCCGGTACCAAAGTGACGTTTGAGGTCAATGATGCAGGAGTTAGCTGA
- a CDS encoding acylphosphatase → MQELAEVRLTAWVHGHVQGVGFRWWTRSRALELGLTGYASNRPDGRVQVVAQGPRRDCEKLLELLQSGKAPGRVDKVIADWSEVGETLSGFIER, encoded by the coding sequence ATGCAGGAGTTAGCTGAGGTACGACTCACCGCGTGGGTGCACGGCCACGTCCAGGGAGTCGGCTTCCGGTGGTGGACCCGCTCCCGCGCCCTGGAGCTAGGGCTGACCGGGTACGCGTCCAACCGGCCCGATGGCCGCGTCCAGGTGGTCGCTCAGGGTCCGCGGCGGGACTGCGAAAAGCTCCTTGAGCTGCTACAAAGCGGGAAAGCGCCCGGCCGTGTCGACAAAGTCATCGCCGATTGGTCCGAAGTGGGCGAAACGCTATCGGGGTTCATCGAGCGTTAG
- the rnc gene encoding ribonuclease III — MTDRAPLLEALGVDLPEDLLTISLTHRSYSYENGGLPTNERLEFLGDAVLGLTITEELYHRHPDRSEGDLAKLRASIVNTHALADVGRELSDAGLGAYLLLGKGEENSGGADKASILADGVESLLGAIYLAHGIATAREVILRLFASLLDTAPTLGAGLDWKSSLQELTASRGMGAPTYVVTSTGPDHDKEFTATVVVADTEYGKGVGRTKKEAELKAAAAAWNALESASDVDA; from the coding sequence GTGACTGACCGCGCGCCGCTCTTGGAGGCGCTGGGTGTCGATCTGCCCGAAGACCTTCTCACCATCTCACTCACGCACCGCAGCTACTCCTACGAGAACGGCGGCCTGCCCACCAACGAGCGCCTCGAGTTTCTCGGCGACGCGGTACTCGGGCTCACCATCACCGAGGAGCTCTACCACCGCCATCCCGATCGCAGCGAAGGGGATCTGGCGAAGCTGCGGGCCAGCATCGTCAATACCCATGCGCTGGCCGACGTGGGTCGCGAGCTGTCAGACGCCGGACTCGGCGCGTATCTGTTGCTCGGCAAGGGCGAGGAGAACTCCGGCGGCGCCGACAAGGCCAGCATCCTCGCCGACGGTGTCGAATCTCTGCTCGGCGCAATCTATTTGGCGCACGGGATCGCCACCGCGCGAGAAGTGATTCTGCGGCTGTTCGCGTCGCTGTTGGACACCGCGCCGACACTGGGCGCGGGGCTGGACTGGAAGAGCAGCCTGCAGGAGCTCACCGCATCCCGCGGCATGGGTGCGCCGACGTATGTGGTGACGTCGACGGGTCCCGACCACGACAAGGAATTCACCGCGACGGTCGTCGTCGCCGACACGGAGTACGGCAAGGGTGTCGGCCGCACGAAGAAAGAGGCCGAGCTCAAGGCCGCCGCGGCGGCATGGAATGCGCTCGAATCCGCTTCCGATGTAGATGCCTGA
- a CDS encoding YceD family protein codes for MATHANAPARRASGSPLVLNISRLGRRPGSMMTVAETVASPVRIGLDLIAIAEDAPLDLDLRIESVSEGVLVSGTVSAPTTGECARCLTAITGHVDIDLTELFAYPDSATDETTEADEVGRVSKVGGADAVDLEQPIIDAVGLALPFAPLCTADCIGLCPDCGVPLATAEPGHQHEKLDPRWAKLAGMFDEDTRD; via the coding sequence ATGGCGACCCATGCGAATGCGCCTGCCCGGCGGGCATCGGGGTCGCCGCTTGTGCTGAATATCTCCAGGCTGGGACGCAGGCCGGGCTCGATGATGACCGTCGCCGAGACCGTCGCCAGCCCGGTGCGTATCGGGCTGGATCTCATCGCCATCGCCGAGGACGCGCCGCTCGACCTCGATCTGCGCATCGAGTCCGTCTCCGAAGGTGTGCTGGTTTCCGGCACGGTCTCGGCGCCCACGACGGGCGAGTGTGCGCGCTGTCTGACGGCGATCACCGGGCACGTCGACATCGACCTCACCGAGCTGTTCGCCTATCCGGACAGCGCCACCGACGAGACGACCGAGGCCGACGAGGTCGGACGCGTCAGCAAGGTCGGTGGTGCCGACGCCGTCGATCTCGAGCAGCCGATCATCGACGCCGTCGGGTTGGCTCTGCCCTTTGCGCCGTTGTGCACCGCGGACTGCATCGGGTTGTGCCCCGACTGCGGGGTGCCGCTGGCGACGGCCGAGCCCGGACACCAGCACGAGAAGCTCGATCCGCGGTGGGCGAAGCTGGCCGGCATGTTCGACGAGGACACCCGTGACTGA